One window of the Niallia circulans genome contains the following:
- a CDS encoding carbamoyl phosphate synthase small subunit: MKKQLILEDGTVFIGKGFGADTEKFGEIVFNTGMTGYQEILSDPSYCGQIVTLTYPLVGNYGINRDDFESITPAIHGFIVKEVCDFPSNWRNELSLDEYFKQKKIPGIAGIDTRKLTRIIRQYGTLKGAICSIEENAEEVIAKLKGITLSAEQVKQVSTKKPYPSPGRGSRVVLVDYGMKHGILRELNKRDCDVIVVPYNTTAEDILNLSPDGVMLSNGPGDPKDVPESIEAIKGIIGKVPLFGICLGHQLFALASGANTEKMKFGHRGSNHPVKDLLTGKVSLTSQNHGYTVEEESIKYTNLEITHIALNDGTIEGLQHKEYPAFTVQYHPEASPGPEDANYLFDRFMEMIQSHKQEGAAYVKA, translated from the coding sequence ATGAAAAAACAACTAATTCTTGAAGATGGCACAGTATTTATCGGGAAAGGCTTCGGTGCCGATACAGAAAAATTTGGTGAAATAGTATTTAACACAGGTATGACAGGCTATCAGGAAATTCTATCCGATCCATCCTACTGTGGACAAATTGTCACACTTACGTATCCTTTAGTGGGGAATTATGGCATCAATAGAGATGATTTTGAATCGATAACGCCTGCTATCCATGGATTTATTGTCAAAGAAGTGTGTGATTTCCCTTCAAACTGGCGAAATGAACTATCATTAGACGAATATTTTAAACAAAAGAAAATTCCCGGAATTGCAGGAATAGATACGAGAAAATTAACCCGTATTATCCGTCAATATGGAACGTTAAAAGGCGCCATTTGCAGCATCGAAGAAAATGCGGAAGAAGTAATTGCAAAATTAAAAGGTATTACATTAAGTGCAGAACAAGTAAAGCAAGTTTCAACAAAGAAACCTTATCCAAGCCCTGGCCGTGGAAGCCGCGTAGTGTTAGTAGACTATGGCATGAAGCATGGTATTTTACGAGAATTAAATAAACGAGATTGTGATGTAATCGTTGTTCCTTATAACACTACAGCAGAAGACATTCTAAATTTAAGTCCAGATGGTGTGATGTTATCTAACGGACCTGGGGATCCAAAGGATGTACCGGAGTCCATTGAAGCAATTAAAGGAATTATTGGGAAAGTACCGTTGTTTGGAATCTGTCTAGGTCATCAATTGTTCGCACTTGCAAGTGGGGCAAACACGGAGAAAATGAAGTTTGGTCATAGAGGATCAAACCACCCAGTGAAGGATTTATTAACAGGGAAGGTTTCGCTGACATCGCAAAACCATGGCTATACAGTAGAGGAAGAATCTATTAAATATACAAACTTAGAAATAACACATATTGCTTTAAATGATGGAACAATTGAAGGCCTACAGCATAAAGAATATCCAGCATTTACCGTACAATATCATCCAGAAGCTTCACCTGGACCAGAGGATGCCAACTATTTATTCGATCGTTTTATGGAAATGATACAATCTCACAAACAGGAAGGTGCCGCATATGTCAAAGCTTAA
- the carB gene encoding carbamoyl-phosphate synthase large subunit, which produces MSKLKSIKSILVIGSGPIIIGQAAEFDYAGAQACIALKEEGYRVILVNSNPATIMTDTEMADKVYIEPLTLEFVSRIIRKERPDAILPTLGGQTGLNLAVELSDAGVLKECGVEVLGTKLSAIQQAEDRDLFRNLMNELGEPVPASDIIHNMEEAKAFVEKIGYPVIVRPAFTLGGTGGGICHNDEELEEIVTSGLKNSPVTQCLLEKSIAGFKEIEYEVMRDSNDNAIVVCNMENIDPVGIHTGDSIVVAPSQTLSDREYQLLRNTSLKIIRALKIEGGCNVQLALDPDSFQYYIIEVNPRVSRSSALASKATGYPIAKLAAKIAVGLTLDEMMNPVTGKTYASFEPALDYVVSKIPRFPFDKFESAKRNLGTQMKATGEVMAIGRTFEESLLKAIRSLEAKVYHFSLNAADETSDELLEKRIRVAGDERLFYIAEALNRGISIETIHEWSKIDLFFLFKLEGIIKFEKELVNHPFDEEYVKEAKEKGFADIQLAKLWNTTELEIYNWRKKKGIVPVYKMVDTCAAEFESETPYYYGTYEEENESIVTDKKSIVVLGSGPIRIGQGIEFDYATVHSVWAIKEAGYEAIIINNNPETVSTDFSISDKLYFEPLTIEDVMHIIDLEKPEGVVVQFGGQTAINLAGPLAERGIKILGTSLEDLDRAEDRDKFEQSLQALGIPQPDGKTALTVEEAIVVAQSIGYPVLVRPSYVLGGRAMQIVYKEEELVPYMENAVKASPGQPILIDRYLTGKEIEVDAICDGTDVVIPGIMEHIERAGVHSGDSIAVYPPQSLSAEIKQTLVDYTTRLAKGLKIVGLLNIQYVVSKGEVFVLEVNPRSSRTVPFLSKITNVPMAKIATKVILGTSLKEQGYQSGLVVEKSGVYVKVPVFSFAKLRRVDITLGPEMKSTGEVMGKDITLEKALYKGLIASGMKIKTFGTVLMTIGDKDKEEALQLAKRFTNIGYSLMATSGTAAFLESNDIPVKVVGKIGGEGHTLIDVIRNGEAQFVINTFSKGSQPARDGFRIRRESVENGIPCLTSLDTAEAILRVVESMTFSTEAMEPSKKQSEAVLI; this is translated from the coding sequence ATGTCAAAGCTTAAAAGTATTAAAAGTATATTAGTAATCGGATCAGGACCAATCATCATTGGGCAGGCAGCAGAATTTGACTATGCAGGAGCGCAAGCATGTATCGCTTTAAAGGAAGAAGGCTATCGTGTTATTCTAGTAAACTCCAACCCTGCGACCATTATGACAGATACAGAAATGGCAGATAAAGTGTATATAGAACCATTAACACTTGAATTTGTCAGCAGAATTATCCGCAAAGAGCGACCAGATGCTATTCTCCCAACATTAGGAGGGCAAACTGGCTTGAACCTTGCTGTTGAGCTTTCCGATGCTGGTGTGTTGAAGGAATGTGGAGTTGAAGTACTTGGAACAAAGCTATCTGCCATTCAGCAAGCAGAAGATAGAGACCTTTTCCGTAATTTGATGAATGAATTAGGTGAACCTGTACCAGCTAGTGATATTATCCACAATATGGAGGAAGCAAAAGCTTTTGTGGAGAAAATTGGTTATCCGGTTATCGTCCGACCTGCTTTTACACTAGGAGGAACTGGTGGAGGGATTTGCCATAATGATGAAGAATTAGAAGAGATCGTAACAAGCGGCTTGAAAAATAGCCCAGTTACACAATGTTTATTAGAAAAAAGCATCGCGGGCTTTAAAGAAATTGAATACGAAGTAATGCGTGATAGCAATGATAACGCGATTGTAGTATGTAACATGGAAAATATCGATCCAGTTGGGATTCATACAGGTGACAGTATTGTCGTGGCACCAAGCCAAACATTAAGCGACCGTGAATATCAATTACTAAGAAATACATCTTTAAAAATTATCCGTGCCTTAAAAATCGAAGGTGGCTGTAACGTACAGCTTGCCTTAGATCCAGATAGCTTTCAATACTATATTATCGAAGTAAACCCAAGAGTAAGTCGTTCATCTGCCCTTGCTAGTAAAGCAACTGGCTATCCAATTGCAAAGCTGGCGGCAAAAATTGCAGTAGGCTTAACATTGGATGAGATGATGAATCCTGTCACTGGAAAAACTTATGCAAGCTTTGAGCCAGCCCTTGATTATGTTGTAAGTAAAATCCCACGCTTTCCTTTCGATAAGTTTGAATCAGCAAAGCGTAATTTAGGGACCCAAATGAAAGCAACTGGGGAAGTAATGGCAATTGGCCGTACTTTTGAAGAATCTTTACTAAAAGCGATCCGCTCTCTAGAAGCAAAAGTATATCATTTCTCTCTAAATGCAGCAGATGAAACAAGTGATGAATTACTCGAGAAACGAATAAGAGTTGCCGGTGACGAAAGATTGTTTTATATAGCAGAGGCACTTAATCGGGGCATAAGCATAGAAACCATTCATGAGTGGAGTAAAATTGATCTCTTCTTCCTTTTCAAACTGGAAGGCATTATTAAGTTTGAGAAAGAGTTAGTTAACCATCCATTTGATGAGGAGTATGTAAAAGAAGCAAAAGAAAAAGGATTCGCTGATATTCAGCTTGCAAAGCTTTGGAACACAACAGAACTTGAAATATATAACTGGAGAAAAAAGAAAGGCATTGTACCTGTCTATAAAATGGTTGATACATGTGCTGCTGAATTTGAATCAGAAACACCATACTACTATGGAACATATGAAGAGGAAAATGAATCCATTGTCACAGATAAGAAGAGCATTGTTGTCCTTGGTTCGGGTCCAATTCGTATCGGTCAAGGAATTGAGTTTGACTATGCAACGGTTCATTCTGTTTGGGCAATCAAGGAAGCAGGCTATGAAGCAATAATCATCAACAACAATCCAGAGACTGTTTCAACAGACTTTAGTATTTCAGATAAACTTTACTTTGAGCCACTTACAATTGAAGATGTCATGCATATCATTGATTTAGAAAAGCCAGAGGGAGTAGTGGTTCAGTTTGGCGGACAGACAGCCATCAACTTAGCTGGTCCATTAGCAGAGCGTGGCATCAAAATTTTAGGAACATCTCTTGAAGATTTAGATCGTGCGGAGGACCGTGATAAGTTTGAACAAAGTCTTCAAGCCTTGGGTATACCACAGCCAGACGGAAAAACAGCGTTAACAGTTGAAGAAGCAATTGTCGTTGCACAATCAATTGGCTACCCTGTACTAGTAAGACCATCTTATGTATTAGGTGGAAGAGCAATGCAGATTGTTTATAAAGAAGAAGAGCTGGTTCCTTATATGGAGAATGCAGTTAAAGCAAGTCCGGGACAGCCAATCTTAATTGATCGATATTTAACAGGGAAAGAAATTGAAGTGGATGCAATCTGTGATGGCACTGATGTAGTAATTCCAGGAATTATGGAGCATATTGAGCGAGCGGGAGTACACTCAGGCGATTCGATCGCAGTCTATCCGCCACAAAGCTTATCTGCAGAAATCAAGCAAACATTAGTAGATTATACAACAAGGCTGGCAAAAGGGTTAAAAATCGTTGGTTTGCTGAATATCCAGTATGTTGTATCCAAAGGCGAAGTTTTTGTACTAGAAGTAAATCCTCGCTCTAGTAGAACAGTACCTTTCTTAAGTAAAATTACGAATGTGCCAATGGCGAAAATAGCTACTAAAGTTATTTTGGGTACTTCCTTAAAAGAACAAGGCTATCAATCCGGCTTAGTAGTAGAGAAGTCTGGTGTTTATGTGAAAGTTCCAGTATTCTCTTTTGCAAAATTACGAAGAGTAGATATTACCTTAGGTCCTGAGATGAAGTCAACAGGAGAAGTAATGGGGAAAGACATCACTCTTGAAAAGGCTCTTTATAAAGGGTTAATTGCTTCAGGAATGAAGATTAAAACATTCGGAACTGTTCTGATGACAATTGGCGATAAAGATAAGGAAGAGGCTTTACAGCTTGCAAAAAGATTTACGAATATCGGCTATAGCTTAATGGCAACAAGTGGAACAGCAGCTTTCCTTGAAAGCAATGACATTCCAGTAAAAGTGGTTGGCAAAATCGGTGGAGAAGGCCATACATTAATTGATGTCATCCGCAATGGAGAAGCACAATTTGTCATTAATACCTTCTCCAAAGGCAGTCAGCCAGCAAGAGATGGGTTCCGTATCAGACGTGAATCTGTCGAAAATGGGATTCCGTGTTTAACTTCTTTAGACACAGCAGAGGCGATCCTGCGAGTAGTTGAATCCATGACGTTCTCTACAGAGGCAATGGAGCCAAGCAAAAAGCAATCGGAGGCAGTGTTAATATGA
- a CDS encoding dihydroorotate dehydrogenase, protein MNRLQVKLPGLELKNPIMPASGCFGFGREYSNLYDLSKLGAIMIKATTVEPRFGNPTPRVAETTSGMLNAIGLQNPGLKKVVGEELPWLSQFDVPIIANVAGSVEEDYVEVAKEISKASNVAALELNISCPNVKTGGIAFGTIPEVAKELTKKVKEVSEVPVYVKLSPNVTNIVEMAKAVEAGGADGITMINTLVGMRLDLKTAQPILANKTGGLSGPAVKPVAIRMIYEVSQAVNLPIIGMGGVSSAEDVLEFFYAGASAVAVGTANFVDPFICPKIIEELPELLDKYGFEHISEVTGRSWGKHEQFAYHRA, encoded by the coding sequence ATGAACCGACTTCAGGTAAAGCTTCCTGGATTAGAGCTTAAAAACCCGATTATGCCTGCTTCTGGCTGTTTTGGATTTGGACGGGAATACAGTAATTTATATGATTTAAGCAAGCTTGGTGCTATCATGATTAAAGCGACAACTGTGGAGCCTCGCTTTGGCAATCCTACACCAAGGGTCGCAGAAACTACTTCTGGGATGCTCAATGCTATCGGTCTTCAAAATCCCGGTCTTAAAAAAGTAGTTGGGGAAGAATTGCCATGGCTAAGTCAGTTTGATGTACCAATTATTGCAAATGTTGCTGGATCCGTTGAAGAGGATTACGTTGAAGTGGCGAAAGAGATTTCCAAAGCTTCGAATGTCGCCGCATTAGAATTAAACATTTCTTGTCCGAATGTAAAAACAGGAGGAATTGCTTTTGGAACAATCCCTGAGGTTGCAAAGGAATTGACGAAAAAGGTAAAGGAAGTATCAGAGGTTCCGGTATATGTAAAGCTATCTCCCAATGTGACAAATATTGTGGAAATGGCAAAAGCAGTGGAAGCAGGAGGGGCAGATGGGATTACCATGATTAATACGCTTGTTGGCATGCGTCTGGACTTAAAGACAGCACAACCCATTCTAGCGAACAAAACGGGAGGCTTATCTGGACCAGCTGTTAAACCTGTAGCAATTCGAATGATTTATGAAGTAAGTCAAGCGGTAAATCTGCCGATTATCGGAATGGGCGGTGTATCGTCGGCTGAGGATGTCCTAGAGTTTTTCTATGCTGGTGCAAGTGCAGTAGCAGTCGGGACAGCAAACTTTGTGGACCCATTCATTTGCCCAAAAATAATCGAAGAATTACCTGAGCTTTTAGATAAATACGGATTTGAACATATTTCAGAAGTAACTGGAAGGAGCTGGGGAAAGCATGAACAATTCGCTTATCATCGCGCTTGA
- the pyrF gene encoding orotidine-5'-phosphate decarboxylase: MNNSLIIALDFATKEEVHSFLSKFNGESLFLKVGMELFYKEGPSIIKELKEQNHQIFLDLKLHDIPNTVGSAMKNIASLGVDLVNVHAAGGVDMMARAVEGLEAGTPSGMKRAKCIGVTQLTSTSEASMQKEQLISVPLVESVLHYATITKEAGLDGVVCSTLEAGAIREQLGESFLTVTPGIRLQTDQVQDQVRVATPQVARENGVSAIVVGRSITRAENPYESYTLFKSEWEGIML; this comes from the coding sequence ATGAACAATTCGCTTATCATCGCGCTTGATTTTGCAACAAAGGAAGAGGTGCATTCCTTTTTGAGCAAATTTAATGGAGAATCTTTATTTTTAAAGGTAGGAATGGAACTTTTTTATAAAGAAGGACCAAGCATTATCAAGGAATTAAAAGAGCAAAATCATCAAATTTTCCTCGACTTAAAATTACATGATATCCCTAATACCGTTGGAAGTGCGATGAAAAATATTGCTAGCTTAGGCGTTGATTTAGTAAATGTCCATGCAGCCGGCGGAGTGGACATGATGGCTCGGGCAGTGGAAGGACTTGAAGCAGGGACACCATCTGGAATGAAGCGAGCAAAATGTATTGGAGTAACTCAGCTAACAAGTACGTCTGAAGCAAGCATGCAAAAAGAGCAGTTAATTTCAGTACCTTTAGTAGAGTCTGTTTTACATTATGCAACGATTACGAAAGAGGCTGGATTAGATGGCGTTGTTTGCTCCACATTAGAAGCTGGGGCCATTCGTGAACAATTAGGAGAATCGTTTCTCACTGTAACACCTGGCATTCGATTACAAACAGATCAAGTACAGGATCAAGTACGCGTTGCAACACCTCAAGTTGCCCGTGAGAATGGTGTATCAGCAATAGTTGTTGGTCGTTCGATTACAAGAGCAGAAAATCCATATGAAAGTTATACATTATTTAAATCAGAGTGGGAGGGCATTATGCTATGA
- the pyrE gene encoding orotate phosphoribosyltransferase produces MKHEIAEQLLEIKAVFLQPNDPFTWSSGLKSPIYCDNRLTLSYPKVRKNIATGLADLIKENFPETEVVAGTATAGIPHAAWVSDILDLPMAYVRSKAKAHGKGNQIEGKVEKGQKVVVVEDLISTGGSVITAVNSLREAGCEVLGVVAIFTYELPKGKELLGDAEITAYSLTDYSSLLDVAQKQGYIQEGDLASLNAWKESPENWG; encoded by the coding sequence ATGAAACATGAAATTGCTGAACAATTACTAGAGATTAAAGCTGTTTTTTTACAGCCAAATGATCCATTTACTTGGTCTTCAGGATTAAAATCTCCAATCTATTGCGATAATCGCTTAACTTTGTCTTATCCTAAGGTGCGTAAAAATATTGCGACAGGGTTAGCTGATTTAATTAAAGAAAATTTCCCCGAAACAGAAGTAGTGGCTGGAACAGCGACAGCAGGTATTCCTCATGCTGCTTGGGTAAGTGATATTTTAGATTTACCAATGGCATACGTCCGCTCAAAAGCAAAAGCGCATGGAAAAGGAAATCAGATTGAAGGAAAAGTGGAAAAGGGCCAAAAAGTAGTCGTCGTCGAGGATTTAATTTCTACTGGGGGGAGTGTCATCACAGCTGTTAATAGTTTACGAGAAGCAGGTTGTGAGGTTCTTGGTGTCGTTGCGATTTTTACATATGAATTACCAAAGGGCAAAGAACTCCTTGGGGACGCTGAGATTACAGCCTACTCATTAACAGACTATTCGAGCTTATTAGATGTAGCACAGAAACAAGGCTATATTCAAGAAGGAGATTTGGCAAGCTTAAATGCTTGGAAGGAAAGTCCGGAGAATTGGGGATAG
- a CDS encoding calcium-translocating P-type ATPase, SERCA-type produces the protein MNYHEMNEKEVEQTLNTDFSAGLSDEEAEKRRKNFGYNELEEGEKQSLLLIFFSQFKDFMVLVLLAATLISGLLGEYIDAIAIIAIIILNSFLGFFQEIRAEKSLSALKELSQPHVQALRNGEWVSLLSKELVPGDVIKFASGDRIGADVRIIESRSLEVEESALTGESVPVPKTVSAIKNNNLALGDMENMGFMGTMVSRGSGVGVVIGTGMKTAMGQIADLLQNADSVTTPLQRRLEQLGKILIVTALLLTVLVVVIGVLQGNDLYTMVLAGVSLAVAAIPEGLPAIVTIALSLGVQKMIRKNAIVRKLPAVETLGCASVICSDKTGTLTQNKMTVTKTWIGGKTYTVDGTGYEPQGQYYVGEQLVNLAKDKALQQLLTFGMLCNHAEILQKDDDYVLNGDPTEGAILVAGMKAGFTRAQLLNQFAIVNEFPFDSTRKMMSVVVKDPTGRQFVVTKGAPDVLIGQSKSILFENRSQALGNKEKQVVQDAINGLASQALRTIAIGYKEISPNTLIMHEREAEKDLIFIGLQGIIDPPRPEVKQAVKECKEAGIKTVMITGDHVITANAIAKQLGIANNHSKVMEGKELSDLSLKELEDIVEDVAVFARVSPEHKLKIVQAFQNRGHVVAMTGDGVNDAPAIKKADIGIAMGITGTDVAKEASSLVLMDDNFASIKSAIVEGRNIYENIRKFIRYLLASNVGEILVMLFAMLLALPLPLVPIQILWVNLVTDGLPAMALGLDRPEDNVMKRGPRSPNEGVFSRGLGWKVISRGFLIGVSTILAFMFAYNNNPENLEYAQTVAFITLVLAQLIHVFDCRSEKSILSRNPFGNMYLVWAVVSSLVLALIVIYVPGLQEIFHTLPIAMKDWPMIIGFASVPTFLLAGSFLLSKSK, from the coding sequence ATGAACTATCATGAAATGAACGAAAAAGAAGTAGAACAAACATTGAATACTGATTTTTCGGCTGGGTTATCAGATGAAGAAGCGGAAAAGCGACGAAAGAACTTTGGATACAATGAATTAGAGGAAGGAGAAAAGCAATCACTCCTGCTTATTTTCTTCAGTCAATTTAAGGATTTTATGGTACTCGTTCTTTTAGCTGCCACGCTTATTTCAGGTTTATTAGGCGAATATATTGATGCAATTGCGATAATTGCAATCATCATTCTCAATAGTTTTCTTGGATTTTTTCAAGAGATAAGAGCAGAAAAATCATTATCTGCATTAAAAGAATTATCACAGCCTCATGTTCAGGCACTTCGGAATGGAGAATGGGTTAGTCTATTATCGAAGGAGCTAGTTCCTGGTGATGTCATAAAATTCGCGAGCGGGGATCGAATAGGAGCAGATGTCAGAATTATTGAATCAAGAAGCCTGGAAGTGGAGGAATCTGCGTTAACCGGAGAATCTGTGCCAGTTCCTAAAACAGTATCTGCAATCAAAAATAATAATCTAGCACTTGGTGATATGGAAAATATGGGTTTTATGGGAACAATGGTATCCCGTGGAAGTGGTGTCGGGGTTGTTATTGGGACAGGAATGAAAACAGCAATGGGGCAAATTGCTGATTTGCTGCAAAATGCAGATTCTGTTACCACCCCGCTGCAAAGACGTTTGGAGCAGCTAGGGAAAATTCTCATTGTCACAGCATTACTATTAACCGTATTAGTTGTGGTGATTGGGGTTCTTCAAGGGAATGATTTATACACAATGGTACTAGCCGGTGTATCATTAGCGGTAGCCGCGATTCCAGAAGGGTTGCCCGCGATTGTAACGATTGCTCTATCTCTTGGTGTTCAGAAAATGATTCGCAAAAATGCTATTGTCAGAAAGCTTCCTGCTGTCGAAACTCTTGGCTGTGCTTCAGTCATTTGTTCTGATAAAACCGGAACATTAACGCAAAATAAAATGACAGTAACCAAAACTTGGATTGGCGGAAAAACATATACGGTAGATGGAACCGGATATGAGCCGCAAGGGCAATACTATGTAGGTGAACAATTAGTAAATCTAGCAAAGGATAAGGCACTACAACAGCTTTTAACCTTTGGAATGCTTTGCAACCACGCCGAGATTTTGCAAAAAGATGATGATTATGTTTTAAATGGGGATCCGACGGAAGGCGCGATTTTAGTTGCCGGGATGAAAGCGGGATTCACTCGTGCTCAATTATTAAATCAATTTGCGATTGTCAATGAATTCCCTTTTGATTCTACAAGAAAAATGATGAGTGTTGTGGTGAAAGATCCAACTGGACGTCAATTTGTTGTTACTAAAGGTGCACCTGATGTCTTAATTGGTCAGAGTAAATCAATACTTTTCGAAAATCGTTCGCAAGCTTTAGGAAATAAGGAAAAGCAAGTGGTTCAAGATGCGATCAATGGCTTAGCTTCCCAGGCGCTTCGTACCATTGCGATTGGCTATAAGGAAATTTCACCAAATACCCTTATTATGCATGAAAGAGAAGCAGAAAAGGATTTAATTTTCATCGGTCTCCAAGGAATTATTGATCCGCCAAGGCCAGAAGTAAAACAAGCTGTAAAAGAATGTAAAGAAGCTGGTATAAAAACAGTAATGATTACAGGAGACCATGTTATTACTGCAAATGCTATTGCGAAACAGCTAGGCATTGCCAATAATCACTCTAAAGTAATGGAAGGGAAAGAGCTTTCAGATCTAAGTTTAAAAGAATTAGAGGATATCGTTGAAGATGTTGCTGTATTTGCACGAGTTTCGCCAGAGCATAAATTGAAGATTGTTCAGGCGTTTCAAAATAGAGGGCATGTAGTTGCGATGACTGGGGACGGAGTAAATGACGCTCCAGCGATAAAGAAAGCTGATATCGGAATTGCAATGGGAATCACAGGCACGGATGTCGCAAAGGAAGCATCTTCTTTAGTATTGATGGATGATAATTTTGCGAGTATTAAATCTGCTATTGTAGAAGGAAGAAATATTTATGAAAACATTCGTAAATTTATCCGCTATTTACTTGCTTCAAATGTTGGGGAAATACTGGTGATGTTATTTGCGATGCTATTAGCACTTCCTTTGCCGCTTGTTCCTATTCAAATTTTATGGGTGAATTTAGTAACAGACGGTTTGCCAGCGATGGCCTTAGGCTTAGATAGACCGGAAGATAATGTTATGAAAAGAGGACCGCGTAGTCCGAATGAAGGTGTATTTTCTAGAGGATTGGGCTGGAAGGTTATCTCTCGCGGGTTCTTGATCGGTGTTTCGACTATTCTAGCCTTTATGTTTGCCTATAACAATAATCCAGAAAATCTTGAATATGCCCAAACTGTTGCTTTTATAACATTGGTACTTGCCCAGTTAATTCATGTATTTGACTGCCGCAGTGAAAAATCCATTCTTTCAAGAAATCCATTTGGCAATATGTACTTAGTTTGGGCTGTGGTTTCTTCCTTAGTATTGGCACTTATTGTTATTTACGTGCCAGGGCTGCAAGAAATCTTCCATACACTGCCAATAGCAATGAAAGATTGGCCAATGATCATCGGATTCGCCTCCGTACCAACTTTTTTACTCGCAGGATCATTTTTATTAAGTAAATCAAAATAA
- a CDS encoding YicC/YloC family endoribonuclease, which yields MKSMTGFGRATKQYHHSTLHIEIKSVNHRFSDQIIRMPKQFLYLEDQIKKIISNYIHRGRIEVFVTLEDEDKKGQEIIVDWPLLDQYYQLLHQLKDKYSIKEPISLRDLLNQEECFQIVERELDMEELSEVLLATMEEAVVQLNRMRTIEGEELSKDLESNLKQIEKLVANLQSLAPEVIAQYREKLKARIESYLTEPIDEARLITEVAIFADKADINEELVRLHSHIRQFYQIMEENNPIGRKLDFLLQEMNREVNTIGSKANSADIGANVVEMKSCLEKMKEQIQNIE from the coding sequence ATGAAAAGCATGACTGGATTTGGAAGAGCAACAAAACAATATCACCATTCAACACTTCATATCGAAATAAAGTCGGTCAATCACAGGTTTAGCGATCAGATTATTCGGATGCCAAAGCAATTTCTATATTTGGAAGATCAAATAAAGAAAATTATTTCAAACTATATACATAGAGGTAGAATCGAAGTATTTGTAACATTAGAGGATGAAGACAAAAAAGGTCAAGAAATTATAGTGGATTGGCCATTACTTGATCAATACTATCAATTGCTTCACCAATTAAAAGACAAATATTCTATCAAAGAGCCCATCTCCCTTCGTGATTTATTAAATCAAGAAGAGTGTTTTCAAATAGTAGAACGAGAGCTTGATATGGAAGAACTATCAGAAGTGTTGCTTGCTACAATGGAAGAAGCGGTTGTCCAGTTAAATAGGATGCGCACTATTGAAGGAGAGGAATTATCCAAAGACTTAGAAAGCAACCTTAAGCAGATAGAAAAGCTAGTTGCGAATTTACAGTCATTGGCTCCAGAAGTGATAGCACAATACCGTGAAAAGCTCAAGGCAAGAATAGAAAGTTATTTAACGGAACCGATTGATGAAGCACGCCTTATTACAGAAGTGGCGATTTTTGCAGATAAAGCAGATATTAATGAGGAATTGGTTAGATTACATAGTCATATTAGACAGTTTTATCAAATTATGGAAGAAAATAACCCGATTGGAAGAAAGCTTGATTTCTTACTTCAAGAAATGAACAGAGAGGTTAATACCATTGGCTCCAAAGCTAATTCAGCTGATATTGGAGCAAATGTGGTGGAGATGAAAAGCTGTTTAGAAAAAATGAAAGAGCAAATTCAAAATATTGAATAA
- the remA gene encoding extracellular matrix/biofilm regulator RemA, producing MSIKLINIGFGNIVSANRIISIVSPESAPIKRIIQDARDRGSLIDATYGRRTRAVIVMDSDHVVLSAVQPETVAHRLNDRDEIIEEG from the coding sequence ATGTCCATAAAATTAATCAATATTGGTTTTGGAAATATAGTTTCTGCAAATAGAATTATCTCTATTGTCAGTCCAGAATCTGCTCCTATTAAACGTATTATCCAAGATGCTAGGGATAGAGGATCCTTAATAGATGCAACGTATGGACGAAGAACAAGAGCTGTTATTGTGATGGACAGTGACCACGTTGTTCTTTCAGCAGTTCAGCCAGAAACAGTTGCACACCGTTTAAACGATCGTGATGAGATCATAGAGGAAGGGTAG